TGCCGACTCGCTTCTCTGCAACGCCGAGCTGTCCGTCCGCGTTCGAGCCCCAGCACAGGACGCGACCGTCGCGCAGCAGCGCGCAACTGTGTTCGGCGCCGGTCGCCAACGCCACGGGCACCGCGCCGCTCGGCAACCGCACGCGCGTCGGCAGCGACTGCGCAGTGCGCGTCCCATCGCCGAGCTGGCCGTCGCGATTGTCACCCCAGCACCGGACAATCCCAGCGATGTCGAGGGCGCAGCTGTGCGCGCCGCCGCCGCGCACCGACCGGTACGTGCCAACACCGCCGATCCGGACTGGCGCCGAGCGCGGAACCGTCGTCCCGTCTCCGAGTTGGCCGTGGTCGTTCGTCCCCCAGCAGTACACGTCACCGAGTCGCGTCACGCCGCACGTGTGCGACGCGCCGGCGGCTAACGACACGTACGTCATGACGCCGGCGACCGGGCGCGGAAGTGCGCTGGTCAGGTCGGAACCGTCACCAAGTTGCGCGCCGTCGTTGCGGCCCCAGCATTCCGCGCCGCCGGCGGGTGTGATGCTACACGCATGATGGGCTCCGATCGTGATCAGGTCGGAGCCGTTCGAGTCGACCGGCTCACCGTTGGCGCTCGTCCGTACATCGCTCTCCGACGCTCGGCCGATTTCGCGCGCGGCAACAGCGGGCGGACGTTCTGCTGGTTTCGGCCGTGTGAATCCGAGTTGGGCCATCGTGGCCGGCAGTACGAACGACTGCGGCACTGCGTGTGCCCCGAGCATGACCGCCCCCATCCCCACCGCCGCGGCCGCGACGGCCGAGCCGCGGAATGCGCGACGCGTCCAGCCGCGGAGTGCCCGAGACGGCCCGTTCGCATCCACGTCGGTCCAACTCGGGGCGATCGTGTCGTACACCGGGCCCGGCGTGTCGGCGCTCGTGGACGACGCGACTGGTAGGCTCGAGAGCGACGGCGCGTCGGCAGTCGTGCCGATCGGCGTGTGCGCGTGCGTCATACGCGCATCGTCTCGCGACGAGGCAGCCACGTCGGACGAAACAGCCGGCCCGGGCGGCGCTCCCGCCGCGGGGTGCAGGGGCGGGAGTGTGTCGCGTGTCGGCGTGAACTGCACGGTCGCGGCGGCGACCGCGGCCGCCCGCGCATCCCGCGGTTCCGCCGCGCGCCGAACCGCCGCCGCGGCCCGGTGCCGTGCGACGCGACCGGGCAGCGCCGCTGTCCACTGCGCGTAGTCCGCCGGAAGGATGGTACGGTCGAGTTGCGATAGCAGGCCGTCGGCACCGGCCCACCGCGCAGCGGGCCGCTTTTGCAGCATGCGCTCGATGATGTACTGCAGCCGGCGCGGGACGTCCCCCCGGAGCGCTTCGATGGGCGGCAGCTCGTCGTGCTTCTGCTTGTAGATGACGTGATAAAGCGACTCGCCGTCCCACGGACGCAGCCCCGTGAGCATTTCCCACGCGACGAGGCCAAGGCTGTACAGGTCCGAACGACCGTCGACGGGCATGCCGTCGACCTGCTCGGGCGACATGTAGAACGGCGTACCGATCGCCGTTCCCGTCATCGTGATCGAATCGGTCTCGGTCGACCGGGCGATCCCGAAGTCCGCGAGGAGCGCGCGCCCGCTCTCGGCCTCGAGGAAGATGTTTTCCGGCTTGACGTCGCGGTGGACGACGTGCCGCGCGTGCGCGTAGGCAAGCGCGCGCGCGACGTCCCGCAGGATCGCCTCGGCGCGCACCGCCCCGAACGCCCCGCCGCGTTGGATCGACTGCTTGAGCGTCGCACCCGGCACGAACTGCATGACGAGCGTTAGGCCTCCCGCGCGCAGCCGGCGGATGGCGTACACCGAGACGACGCCCGGGTGGTGGAGTTGGGCGACCGTGCGTGCTTCGCGGGCGAGCCGCGCGACCGGGTCGTCGTCGGGCGAAGTCGGGCGTGGGTGGACCACCTTGATCGCCACGTCGCGTCCCAGGGCGCGGTCGCGGGCGCGGTACACGATGGCACTGCCGCCGCGGCCGAGTTCCTCGACGAACTCGTACTCGTCGGCCAGCTCGGCGAGCCCTGCCGGAAGTCCAAAGCTTGGTGTCACACGAGGCCTCGACGACGCGCGCCGGCGCCCGGCGCTGCGGTTACCGGCTGTGGAAGACGAACACGATCTCGCCCATCTCGATTCGGTCCCCGTCGACGAGAAGGGGGACGACCTCGTCGGGCGCCAGGCGGCGCTCGTTGAGCGTCACGGGGTTGGTCGCGGACAGGTTCTGCAACGACCAGTGCTCGTCGAGGAGGGACATGAGGGCATGCCGCCGACTGACGGTCGGCACGAGCAGCTGCACGTGCCGGTGCGGCGGACCTTCGCTGCGGCCGAACGTCACGTCCGTCTCGCCGGTGTTCGGGCTGCGCACGAAACGGATCTCGCGGCCTGCCTCCGGCCCGACGACGACCTGCAGACGTCCCGGCAGGAATTGGAGCGTACCTTCGTCCGGGAGCGCGAACCGCAGCGTTTCGCCGTCCGCGTATCGCGGACCCGGGAACGCGGTCGCGGCTCGGCCCGTTCCGTTCGCACGCTCGCCGATCGGCGCGTATGCCGACTGGTAAGCAGGGGGTGCGAACGCCGGCGTCGACGTAGGCGCCGTACCCGTAGCTGCCGCCGCGCGTACCGGGACCCCCGCGATGCCCTCGTCTTGCGCGACGACGGCCCGGCGTGGCGGTCCAAGATCCGGCCGCGGCATGCGGCTCGCGGGACGAGCGCCGTTCCCGTTCGCCTCCGGCCCGAGGTCAACGCCGAAGAGCGGAAGCCGCTCCGACGCGCGCGACGCGCGCCCGCCGCTACGTCCGTGGCGCAGATGCTCGACGTAGAAGTACCCGCCGACGAGCACCGCACCACTCGCCAATACCGCGCCAGCGACGACAGGTCCGTCAAGCATGCGCGTGCATCGGGATGGAGTAGAACGACGGTCGCGCCAGCCGCGGCCGAACGGGCACAGAATTCTCCGGGTCGAGGGAAGTGAGCGCGCCGACCGCCGCGCAGTGAACGGCTGCGCGGCACTTCGTTCTGGTTGACGCTTATACCCGCGGAAAGTATACTCCGAAAATCTTACGGACCTGTAGCTCAGTTGGTTAGAGCGCACGCCTGATAAGCGTGAGGTCAGTGGTTCAACTCCACTCAGGTCCATCGGACTGCGACGCGCGGCGCCACCTACCTGGGTCGGCGCCGCGCGTCGTTCGGCGCGTTCGGTGCGCGGATTGCCGAGGCACGGGCCCATGCACGAAACCTGGCCTCCGCCGTTGCGGCGTGCCCGCGCGCTCATCCTCGCCTACGGCTGGAACACGACCGCGTATCAGCTGCTGAATCCCGGCATCGCGCTGTGGTTTTCGGACGCGGGTGACGCGCTCGTCGGGTACGCGACGCACGCGCGGGTGCGGGTGGTCGCGGGGGCACCGGTTTGCGCGCCCGAGCGGCTCGCCGCAGTGGTCGCGGAGTTCGAGGGCGATGCGCTTCGCGACGGCAACGGAGTGTGTTACTTCGGCGCTGAGGGGCGGCTTGAAGCGTTGTTGCATGTGAGCCCGGCGCACGCCCGGGTCTGTCTCGGGGCGCAACCCGTGTGGCATCCCGAAGGGCTGAGCGCAACCTTACACGGGCGCGGGTCGCTCCGCGCGCAGCTTAACCGCGCGCGTAACAAGGGCGTCACTGTGGCCGAGCGCCCGGCAGCCTCCATCTGTGATGACCCGGCATTGCGCCGCGTGTTGCGCCAGTGGCTCGCGACGCGCGGGCTGCCGACGTTGCACTTCCTCGTTGAACCCGAGACCTTCGCGCGACTCGGCGATCGCCGCGTCTTTGTCGCCGAGCGGGGTGGGGAGGCGGTCGGATTCCTCGTGCTCACCCCGGTGCCGGCGCGCAACGGGTGGCTCACGGAACAGTTCGTCCGCGGGACGGCCGCGCCCAACGGAACCATCGAGATGTTGCTCGCGTCCGCGGCGGCCGCGGTCGCCGCCGAGCAGGCGCAGTACTTCACCCTCGGGCTCGCGCCGCTCTCGCGGCGGGGCTCGCCGCCGCCCGACGCGGGCGTCCCGCTCTGGCTGTGGCTCGCGCTCCGATGGGTGCGCGCGCACGGCCGGCGCTTTTACGACTTCGACGGGCTCGACGCGTTCAAGGCGAAGTTCCGGCCCGAGCGGTGGGAACCGGTGTACGCGATCGCGGGCGGGCGCGCGTTCCCGCCGCGGGCGCTGTACGCGATCGCCGGCGTGTTCGGCGGGCGCGCGCCCGCCGGCCTCGTCGCCGCGGCGGTCGTGCGCGGCGCGCGGACCGAGTACGGCCGGTGGCGCGAACGTCGCGCGCGTCGCGCGGCGGCCAACGGGACGGACGCCGCGCCGCGTTAGCTTCACGCGCGTTCGTCCGACCCTGATACCGCTTCCGCCTTCGCCATGTTCGCCGAACTCGGCCCCGTCTCGCGCTTCGTCGCACACAACTTCCGCCATTTCAACGCCGCCGCGCTCGTCGACGCCGCGGGCGGCTACCGCGCGCACCTCGACGGGGGCGGCCGGATGCTCGTCACCCTCGCCGGTGCGATGAGCACGGCCGAGCTCGGCCTAACGCTCGCCGAGATGATCCGGCAGGACAAGGTGCACTTCATCAGCTGCACCGGGGCGAACCTCGAGGAGGACCTGTTCAACCTCGTCGCGCACGACTACTACGAGCGCGTGCCCAACTACCGCGACCTCACGCCCGGCGACGAGCAGGCGCTGCTCGACCGGCACATGAACCGGGTCACCGACACGTGCATCCCGGAGATGGAGGCGATGCGGCGCCTCGAGGGCGCGGTCCTGGCCGAGTGGCGCGCCGCGGACGCGGCGGGCGAGCGGTACTTCCCGCACGAATTCATGTACCGCGTGATCCGGTCGGGCGCGCTCCGCGAGTTCTACCAGATCGACCCGAAGGACTCGTGGGTGGTCGCCGCCGCGGAAAAGAACCTCCCGATGGTCGTCCCGGGCTGGGAGGATTCGACGATCGGCAACATGTACGCGGGCCACGTGATCAGCGGCGACGTGAAACACGTGCACACGGTGCGCACCGGGATCGAGTACATGACCGCGCTGGCCGACTGGTACACGCGCACGTCGGCCGGGCACTCGATCGGCTTCTTCCAGATCGGGGGCGGGATCGCCGGCGACTTCCCGATCTGCGTCGTCCCCATGCTGCACCAGGACCTGCAGCGCGAGAACGTGCCCGTGTGGGGCTACTTCTGCCAGATCTCGGAGGCGGTGACGAGCTACGGCGGCTACTCCGGCGCGCCGCCGAACGAAAAGATCACCTGGGGCAAGCTCGCCGTCGATACGCCGAAGTTCGTGATCGAGAGCGACGCGGCGATCTGCGCGCCGCTCGTCTTCGCCGTCGTGCTCGGACTGTAGCCGGCGCTCGCCGCGGCGCCGCGGCGCGGCGGTCGCCTCAGTACGCGCTCGGCGTCGCGGGGCGCAGCGCCGGGCGCTGCGCGGTCGCGGGCACCGCCGCGCTGTCGCGCGGGAGGGGGACGCGCAGCCGCTGGCCGATGCGGATGCGGTCGTTGGGCAGGCGGTTCAGCTGGCGCACGACGTCCGGCGTCGTCCGGTAGCGGCGGGCGATCGTCGTGACCGCTTCGCCGCCGTGCACGACGTGGAAGCCGTAAACGGGTGCGGGCGCGACCGGCGCGACCCGCGCTTGCTGCTCGCGCTCGCCCGCCGACGTGCGCGCGACGAGCGCCCGCTCGACGACGCGCTCGATGTCGCGCGCGTGGACGCGCTCGCCGCGCGGGACGAGGAACGGGACGTCCGACGCCGGCGTGCGCACGACGACGCCGGGCGTGGTCCCGAGCAGCAGGCGACGCACGTCGGCGGTAAACGGCACGTCGTACGGGAACGCCTGGACGCGCAGCTCCGTCGGGCCGTCAGCTGCGCGACGGAGCCACGCGGCCGGCGGTTCGCCGACGAAGAGCAGGCGCCGGTCGGTCGCGGCAAGCACCCCGAACGACTCGCGCAGGTTGTCGGCCCAGAGCCGCTGCGAGACGTAGGCGCGGGCCAGCACGCGCTCGCTCGGCTCCAACTCGCTCGCGAGCTCCTGGTCTGCCGATGCGCGGGCGGCCAGCCGCGCGCCCGGCGGCGAAAGGACGGTGACGAGTGCGAGCACGCCCAGCACGACGAGGAGGAGCGTTCCACCCGAAAGGCCGATCAGAACGCGCTGCAGTCGCGAGCGCCGCCTGGGGCGCAGGCCGCGCTCCGGGAGCGCATCGGCGAGCGGCGGCGCGTCGATCGCCTCGCCCGGCGCGTACGTCCGCATCTCGGTCGTGTAACGCGGCGGGAGGCGCGTCGACGGCGCGGCGTCGGCGGCGCCACTCGGCGTCTCGCGATCCGCTGCGCGTTCGGGGATGCGGGTCATCGACTCCCCGGGAACTTCGGTATATATTCGGGGTGCAATGCGCTGCACCACCGCGGCGCGCATGACGCGCGCTCGGCGAAGCTCGCGACTCTCAGCGCTTGGATGAGCAAGGAAGCGGACGGATGACCCGAGAGATCACGTTGGAGCGCCTGCGCGACCCATTCGCGCCCGAAGATATCGAGTGGCGCGTGCAGCAAGCGGGCGAGAAGAACGGCAAGCCGTGGGCGCGCGTGCTCGCGTATGTCACGAACCGCGCGATCCAGGAGCGACTCGACGAGGTTGTCGGGCCCGAGAATTGGCAGAACACGTTCCGCGAGGGCCCGGCCGGCGGCGTCGTGTGTGGCATTGCCGTCCGCGTTCCGCGCG
This is a stretch of genomic DNA from Gemmatimonadetes bacterium T265. It encodes these proteins:
- a CDS encoding deoxyhypusine synthase; its protein translation is MFAELGPVSRFVAHNFRHFNAAALVDAAGGYRAHLDGGGRMLVTLAGAMSTAELGLTLAEMIRQDKVHFISCTGANLEEDLFNLVAHDYYERVPNYRDLTPGDEQALLDRHMNRVTDTCIPEMEAMRRLEGAVLAEWRAADAAGERYFPHEFMYRVIRSGALREFYQIDPKDSWVVAAAEKNLPMVVPGWEDSTIGNMYAGHVISGDVKHVHTVRTGIEYMTALADWYTRTSAGHSIGFFQIGGGIAGDFPICVVPMLHQDLQRENVPVWGYFCQISEAVTSYGGYSGAPPNEKITWGKLAVDTPKFVIESDAAICAPLVFAVVLGL